Proteins co-encoded in one Bacillus paramycoides genomic window:
- the trhA gene encoding PAQR family membrane homeostasis protein TrhA codes for MNAYVREPVNAFTHLGGAILSFIALLAMLVKVSIKMPSFAAITAVILFGIGMMVLYMASAVYHSVVANERVIYFFRKLDHSMIFILIAGTYAPFCLITLNSASGLLLFCLVYATAICGIVFKMFWFNCPRWLSTAIYITMGWLIVLFFAPLAENLSTGGIVFLVLGGIFYTIGGFIYGTKPKWLEFKYMGHHEIFHVFVLLGSLAHFLSVYCYVI; via the coding sequence ATGAATGCTTATGTAAGGGAACCAGTTAATGCATTTACTCACTTAGGTGGAGCGATATTATCATTTATTGCCTTATTAGCTATGCTTGTGAAAGTTTCTATCAAGATGCCATCATTTGCTGCAATTACAGCTGTTATTTTGTTTGGTATTGGAATGATGGTCCTTTATATGGCGTCAGCTGTATATCATAGTGTTGTGGCCAATGAACGTGTTATTTACTTCTTTAGGAAGCTAGATCATTCTATGATTTTTATATTAATTGCAGGTACATATGCACCCTTTTGCTTAATTACATTAAATTCAGCAAGTGGTTTGCTATTATTTTGTTTAGTCTATGCAACTGCGATTTGTGGCATTGTATTTAAAATGTTTTGGTTTAATTGTCCAAGATGGTTATCGACAGCAATTTATATTACGATGGGTTGGTTAATTGTTTTATTCTTTGCACCGTTAGCTGAGAATTTAAGTACAGGAGGCATTGTTTTCTTAGTACTTGGGGGCATTTTTTATACCATTGGTGGATTTATTTATGGAACAAAGCCAAAATGGCTAGAGTTTAAATATATGGGACATCATGAAATTTTTCACGTTTTTGTATTATTAGGTAGTCTTGCGCATTTTCTAAGTGTATATTGTTACGTAATTTAA
- a CDS encoding DUF1836 domain-containing protein has translation MENINELLETLHLEKNIKLEDIPNVDLYVDQVVQLFENTYADTTRTDDEKVLTKTMINNYAKGKLFIPIKNKKYSKEHMILISLIYQLKGALSINDIKSSLETINDSLLNDDSFELNTLYKNYLALTESNVESFKQDVNNRVTEVNEISSLEDTKLEKFLLLTSFVTMSNMYRRLAEQLVDDLKES, from the coding sequence GTGGAAAATATAAATGAATTACTTGAGACATTGCATTTAGAAAAAAACATTAAACTTGAGGATATTCCAAATGTTGACTTATATGTAGATCAAGTTGTCCAACTATTTGAGAATACTTATGCAGATACAACGAGAACTGATGATGAAAAAGTATTAACAAAAACGATGATTAATAATTACGCAAAAGGGAAACTATTCATCCCTATCAAAAATAAAAAGTATTCAAAAGAGCATATGATTTTAATTAGCCTAATTTATCAATTAAAAGGTGCTCTTTCCATTAACGACATAAAAAGTTCATTAGAAACTATAAATGACTCCTTATTAAATGATGATTCATTCGAATTAAATACGTTATACAAAAATTATCTTGCTCTTACTGAAAGCAATGTCGAAAGCTTTAAACAAGACGTAAATAACCGTGTTACAGAAGTAAATGAGATTTCTTCCTTAGAAGATACAAAACTAGAAAAATTCTTACTACTAACGTCCTTCGTGACTATGAGTAATATGTATAGACGTTTAGCGGAGCAACTAGTGGATGATTTAAAAGAATCATAA
- a CDS encoding DEAD/DEAH box helicase yields MSKKSFSDYKLSKEIVRALTGLGYDHATEVQGEVIPVALQKKDLVVKSQTGSGKTASFGIPLCEMVEWEENKPQALVLTPTRELAVQVKEDITNIGRFKRIKAAAVYGKSPFARQKLELKQKTHIVVGTPGRVLDHIEKGTLSLECLKYLVIDEADEMLNMGFIDQVEAIIDQLPTKRMTMLFSATLPEDVEKLSRTYMNSPTHIEIKAAGITTDKIEHTLFEVIEDEKLSLLKDVTTIENPDSCIIFCRTQDNVDHVYRQLKRANYPCDKIHGGMVQEDRFEVMDDFRKGKFRYLVATDVAARGIDIDNITHVINYDIPLEKESYVHRTGRTGRAGNSGTAITFITPYENRFLEEIEEYIGFEIPKAIGPSKEEVMKEKAAFEEKIHAKPIIKKDKNADINKGIMKLYFNGGKKKKIRAVDFVGTIAKIKGVTAEDIGIITIQDNVSYVEILNGKGPLVLKVMKTTTIKGKQLKVHEAIK; encoded by the coding sequence ATGAGTAAAAAAAGTTTTTCTGATTATAAATTAAGTAAGGAAATTGTAAGGGCGCTTACTGGGTTAGGGTATGATCATGCAACAGAAGTACAAGGTGAGGTTATTCCAGTCGCATTACAAAAGAAGGATCTTGTTGTGAAGTCCCAAACTGGAAGTGGAAAAACAGCTTCATTTGGTATTCCACTTTGTGAAATGGTGGAGTGGGAAGAGAATAAACCACAAGCATTAGTTTTAACACCAACGAGAGAGCTTGCGGTACAGGTAAAAGAAGATATTACAAATATAGGTCGATTCAAAAGAATCAAGGCTGCGGCAGTTTATGGGAAATCCCCATTTGCACGTCAAAAATTAGAATTAAAGCAAAAGACACATATTGTAGTTGGGACTCCTGGTCGTGTGTTGGATCATATTGAGAAGGGTACCCTTTCTTTAGAGTGTTTGAAGTATTTAGTTATTGATGAAGCAGATGAGATGCTAAATATGGGCTTTATCGATCAAGTAGAGGCAATTATTGATCAATTACCTACAAAAAGAATGACAATGTTATTTTCAGCAACACTCCCAGAAGATGTTGAGAAATTGTCTCGTACATATATGAATTCACCAACTCATATTGAAATTAAAGCGGCTGGGATTACGACGGATAAAATTGAACATACTCTTTTTGAGGTGATAGAAGACGAGAAGCTTTCACTACTTAAAGATGTAACAACGATTGAGAATCCGGATAGTTGTATTATTTTCTGCCGTACACAAGACAATGTAGATCATGTATATAGACAATTAAAACGAGCTAACTATCCTTGTGACAAAATACATGGTGGTATGGTACAAGAAGATCGTTTTGAAGTCATGGATGATTTTAGAAAAGGAAAATTCCGTTATTTAGTAGCAACAGACGTGGCTGCGAGGGGAATTGATATTGATAATATTACACATGTTATTAATTATGATATTCCACTTGAAAAAGAAAGCTATGTACATCGTACTGGAAGAACGGGACGAGCTGGAAATAGTGGAACAGCCATTACATTTATAACACCATATGAAAATAGATTTTTAGAAGAGATTGAGGAGTATATTGGCTTTGAAATTCCAAAGGCAATTGGACCCTCAAAAGAAGAAGTTATGAAAGAGAAAGCTGCATTTGAAGAAAAGATACATGCTAAACCAATTATAAAGAAAGATAAAAATGCAGACATCAACAAAGGTATTATGAAGCTGTACTTTAATGGCGGGAAGAAAAAGAAAATTAGGGCGGTAGATTTCGTCGGTACAATTGCTAAAATTAAAGGTGTTACAGCAGAAGATATAGGCATTATTACGATACAAGATAATGTTTCTTACGTTGAAATATTAAATGGAAAAGGACCACTTGTCTTGAAAGTCATGAAGACTACAACGATTAAAGGGAAACAACTAAAAGTTCATGAAGCAATTAAGTAA
- the guaC gene encoding GMP reductase → MENVFDYEDIQLIPAKCIVNSRSECDTTVTLGKHKFKLPVVPANMQTIIDERIATYLAENNYFYIMHRFQPEKRISFIRDMQSRGLIASISVGVKEDEYEFVQQLAAEQLTPEYITIDIAHGHSNAVINMIQHIKKHLPESFVIAGNVGTPEAVRELENAGADATKVGIGPGKVCITKIKTGFGTGGWQLAALRWCAKAASKPIIADGGIRTHGDVAKSIRFGATMVMIGSLFAGHEESPGETIEKDGKLYKEYFGSASEFQKGEKKNVEGKKMFVEHKGSLEDTLIEMEQDLQSSISYAGGTKLDSIRTVDYVVVKNSIFNGDKVY, encoded by the coding sequence ATGGAAAACGTATTCGACTATGAAGATATTCAATTAATTCCTGCAAAATGTATTGTGAACAGCCGCTCTGAATGTGATACAACTGTCACTTTAGGTAAACATAAATTTAAATTACCTGTCGTACCTGCGAATATGCAAACGATTATTGATGAAAGAATCGCAACTTACTTAGCTGAAAACAATTATTTCTATATCATGCATCGTTTCCAACCAGAGAAACGAATCTCATTCATTAGAGATATGCAATCACGTGGTTTAATCGCTTCTATTAGCGTTGGTGTAAAAGAAGACGAATATGAATTCGTACAGCAATTAGCTGCTGAACAACTTACACCTGAATACATCACGATTGATATTGCGCATGGACATTCTAATGCTGTGATCAACATGATTCAACATATTAAAAAGCATTTACCAGAAAGCTTCGTTATCGCTGGAAACGTTGGAACTCCAGAAGCGGTAAGAGAATTAGAAAACGCTGGTGCTGACGCAACAAAAGTTGGTATTGGACCTGGTAAAGTTTGTATTACTAAAATTAAAACAGGCTTTGGAACTGGCGGTTGGCAACTAGCTGCACTTCGCTGGTGTGCAAAAGCTGCAAGTAAACCAATTATCGCTGACGGTGGTATTCGTACACACGGTGACGTAGCTAAATCTATTCGATTTGGGGCGACTATGGTTATGATCGGTTCTCTATTCGCTGGTCATGAAGAGTCTCCAGGGGAAACAATCGAAAAAGACGGCAAACTTTATAAAGAGTATTTTGGTTCAGCTTCTGAATTCCAAAAAGGCGAAAAGAAAAACGTTGAAGGTAAGAAAATGTTCGTTGAGCATAAAGGTTCTTTAGAAGACACTTTAATCGAAATGGAACAAGATCTTCAATCTTCTATCTCTTACGCTGGTGGAACAAAATTAGACTCAATTCGTACTGTAGATTATGTGGTCGTGAAAAACTCTATTTTCAACGGTGATAAAGTATATTAA